The window AGGTCCCGGTTTTCGGTTCGGTTCAGGAAGCCAAGGATGCGACCGGCGCCGACGTGACGGTCATCTTCGTCCCACCGAAATTTGCTAAGGCCGCGGCCATCGAAGCCATCGACGCCGAGATCGAGCTCGCGGTCGTAATCACCGAGGGCATTCCGGTGCATGACGCGACCGCGTTCTGGGCGTACGCCCAGGGCAAGAAGACCCGTTTCATCGGGCCGAACTGTCCGGGCCTGCAGAGCCCGGGACTATCAAGCGCTGGCATCATTCCGACCAATATCTCCGGCCCGGGCAAGATCGGCCTGGTCTCGAAGTCCGGCACGCTGACCTACCAGATGATGTACGAGTTGCGGGACATCGGCTTCTCGACCGCGGTCGGCATCGGTGGCGATCCGGTCATCGGTACGACCCACATCGACTGCCTCGAGGCGTTTGAGAACGATCCCGAGACTGTTGCTGTCGTGATGATCGGCGAGATCGGCGGCGACGCCGAGGAACGTGCGGCCGACTACATCAAGGCCAACATCACCAAGCCGGTTGTCGGCTACGTTGCAGGATTCACGGCGCCCGAAGGCAAGACCATGGGTCACGCGGGCGCGATCGTGTCCGGTTCGTCGGGTACGGCGCAGGCCAAGAAGGAAGCGCTTGAGGCGGCCGGCGTGAAGGTCGGTAAGACGCCGTCCGAGGCCGCCGCTCTGATGCGTGAGATCGTCAACGCGCTTTGATCGTGCGCTAGAAGTCCTATAGTGATGCGGCCCGCGGACCCGTCGAAAGATGGTCTTCGCGGGTCGCGTCACGTATCAGGCATTTAACGAATCGCGCCTCGTGCTGCCTGTTTGGGTCGCGATGGCTTATTGTAGGCGCGGAACCTAGAACTGCTAATTATTGTCTACGTCTGCGTAGACCAATGTGAAGTACTCAATCAAGGGGTCGGAATGTCGTATCCGCAGGGTCCGCCGACAGGTGGCTTTGGCCAGCCTGAAGGACAACAGCCGCAGGGACCGCCGTCGGGCGGTTTCGCTGCGCCGCAGCAGCCACAGGGACCGCCATCCGGTGGCTTCGCTCAGCCGCAACCTCAGCAGCCATATGGCCAGCCACAGGGCCAGGCATACGGCCAGCCGCAGGGCCAGCAGCATGGTCAGCCAGGCCAGCCGCAAGGGCAACCGACGTGGGGCCAGTCACTAGGCCAGTCGATGGGCCAGTCCAGCGCGGTCAAGAAATTCAACGCGGCCACGATCCGTCCCGGTCAGTGGGGCGGCTTGGGGATGTGGCTTTTCAGCATCCTGGCAATCTCGCTGAACTTTGTTGCCGGCGCGAGCGAGACCTACTATGGCCAGACCTACAGCTACTCCGGCGCGTCGGGCTGGAACCTGACTCTGAACATCTTCATGTTCATCTTCTTCCTCATTGCCGCTGCTGCAGCGGCCGTGGACATATTCCTTAACCTGTCGCTGCCGTTCCCGCTCGCATTCGCGACCGGTGGCGCCCTTGCCATCGGCGGCCTGTTCGGGGTGCTCGAATTCCTGGTCAATATCTCCCATATCGACCAGTACGGCGTGGGCGCGTACTTCGTCCTCGTCGCTGGTATCGCCGGACTGGCACTCGGCGCACTTGAGATTATGTGGGCGATCAAGCAGCCCAAGACGCCGTCCAGCACCGGCGGACAGTGGGGTCAGCCCGCAGCCGGCCAGTGGGGCCAGCCTGCCGGTGGACAGCCGCAGCAGGGTTGGGGTCAGCCGGCGCCGGGCCAGCAGGCACCGGGCCAGCAGGCGCCGGGACAGCCCGGACCTGGTGCCCCGGGCGGCTATCCGCCGCCGCAGCAGGGTTGGGGCTCGCCACAGGGCTAGTCGGCAACAGCACAGACATCGGCAGCTAACGAAGGGCCCGCGATCACGCGGGCCCTTCGGCTTTGAAACTTGATCGGGATAGATGGCACCGCGCGGCTTGTCGTTGCGTCCGTGTGAGTACCGAATAGGGCGCGCGCAGAGCCGGGGCAAGGAGTCGTAGGTGACAGGGGAGAAGCAGCCGCCGGCGTACGACGGACCGCCGGTAGATCCGGAGCCGCGGAGGCCGGCACCGAACTACGTCGTCACACCCGCGCCGCATCGACCGCCGCCGGTCGGGTGGACGCAGCATCAGATGTCCTGGGGGGAGTCCCTCGCCGCGCGAGGCGGGTTCAAGAACGCTCAGGTTCCGCCGTCGCGCTGGGCGATCCTGGTACTACTGGTTGCGCAGATCGTCACCAACTCGCTACCGATCCTCAAGCTGTCCGGCGCGGCCACCGAGCAGGGCATGTCTACGCTGGTGCTGTGGAGCCGTCCGGCGTACGCCTGGAGCTTTGCGTTCCTCACCGTCGCGGTCGTGATCTTTGCGCTGTCTGTATTCCTGCCGCTCTCTCGCCGTTTGCGGGTCGGCGTACTCGTCGGTGGATTCACCGGCGCAGCCGGCCTGCTGTCGGTTCTCGGGTTCTTCGACATCTTGCTGCGCACCAGCGGGTCGAAAGGGACCGCGTCGCTCGCCGTCGGACCGATCGTGGCGGTGATCGTCGGCGCCGTGACGCTCCTGATCGGGGTACTGGAATTCCTGCAGCTGCCGACCGTGCAGCACAAGCGCCCGCATGCCGGTCCGATGCGGTATGCCGTGTTCTTCACGCCGGTCGCGGCCGCCGCGGCGTTCAGCGTGATCGCTTTAGACATCAGCTTCGCAGGTAAGCCGGCCACGATCCCAGTGGGACTGGTGGCCGTGAACGAGTCGTCGTCGGTCAGCACGGCGCTCACCCAGTACGAGCAAGCCGGCGTCGCCGTGGACGGCTGGTGGTCGGCGCTGACCGTCTGGTCATTCGTCCTGCTGGTGATTGCCGCAGTGCTCGCGCTGATCATGCTGTGCCGCCGCGCGCCTACCCGAATCCCTGGCGGGTTCGCAATCGGACCGTTGCTGGGGCTCGCGGGACTGTTTGCAGTCATGTGGTTCTTTATCGCCCTCGGCACTCTCACGAGTCGCGAAATCGCGCTCGCGTCAGTGACGAAGCTCGACGCGGCGCAGTTCAGCGCGCACCTGTCTCTCGGTGGCTACCTGATCCTCGCCGTCGGCGCGGTGTTGATGTCGCTGTCTGCGTTTGAGGTGGCCGACGCGCTACAGACGCCCCGCATCGCACCCCGGCCCCGAACCAAAGACAGACCACCGTCGCGCTGATTCGCGTGAGTGGTGATGCAGCAGATGCAGGTGGTGTGCGGCGTGCCTTCACCACACTGGCCGACGACTCTGTGACTCTTGACGAGTGAGTGCCCCGACCAAAGAGTTGACGAAGGCTGGCGAGCAAGAGACACGTACACCATCGCGGGCGTTTAACAATGGCCGGGCCGTGCTGTGGTCGGCCCTGTCGGCCTTAGGCGTTGTGCTCGCTGGGCTCACGATGATGATCGCGCTCGCGCTGGTCGCCTGGTCACTGGATCATCCCGCCGGCGCGACAACCTACAGCGCGGCGATTGTGGGCGTGCAATCCTGGCTGTTGGCCAACGGCGGGGGACTCAGCTTCGGCGGCGGTGCACTTTCGTTGCCACCGCTAGCGGTGACCGCACTGATCGGCTACCTCTTCTACCGTTCTGGGCGCAGTCTCGCGCGGCGGTGCGATATCGGGACCTACCTGGGGATCCTTGAAGCGCTGATCGCCGTCGGGTTGACCTACGTGACCACCGCGTTCGTGCTCACTGCGGTCGGTACGACCTCCGCGGTCACCATCGGCCTGCTCAAACTCGGCCTGGTCAGCGGCGCGCTATCAGTTTTGCCTACCGCACTGGGCATGCTCGCCGAATCGGGGCTCGGTCAGCAGTTACTCGGTCGGCTGCCGGGCCCCTCACATGCCTATCTGCGCGGTGCATTGGCCGGCGTACTCGCGCTCATCGGCATGTCGGCGTTGCTGTTCATCGCCTCTCTGATTATCAACTTCAGTGCCGCTAGCGCGATGATCGCGGCACTCGGTCCAAGCGGCACGTCCGGCTTGACGATCGCCGTCGTGGCGATGCTCTTCCTGCCCAATGCGTTGCTATGCATTGCCGCATTCAGTCTGGGAGCGGGGTTCTCGGTCGGGGCAGGCACGCATGTCGGGCTGCTGTCGGTGCACCTCGGACCGCTGCCGGCCTTCCCGCTCTTCGCGGTCATGCCTGATCACCCGAGCGCGCTGACCTGGTCGTCACTTATCGCGCCGATTGCTGCGGCCGTTGTCGCCGCGCTGGTGTTTGTGCGGCATCTCGAGCCTGACGAGCGTTCGGTCGCCCGGCTCGCCGGGGGCGTCGGCGCCATGGCCCTCACCATCGGACTCATGCTGAGTGCGTTCGCGCTACTCGGCTCCGGCGGAATCGGAGCCGACCGGCTCGCATCTCTCGGCGCATCTCCGTTGCGGCTGTTTCTGTTCGGCGTCGTCGGGATGGCGGTGCTGATGGCGATCACGACCTACACCGTCAACCTGAAGGGTGTCGTCGCCATCGTGGCCGAGCGGCTGGAGAAGCGGCGTACGAAGGATCAGATCGTTGAGGA of the Antricoccus suffuscus genome contains:
- the sucD gene encoding succinate--CoA ligase subunit alpha produces the protein MAIFLNENSKIIVQGMTGSEGMKHTRRMIAYGSKVVGGVTPGKGGQKVDFDGTEVPVFGSVQEAKDATGADVTVIFVPPKFAKAAAIEAIDAEIELAVVITEGIPVHDATAFWAYAQGKKTRFIGPNCPGLQSPGLSSAGIIPTNISGPGKIGLVSKSGTLTYQMMYELRDIGFSTAVGIGGDPVIGTTHIDCLEAFENDPETVAVVMIGEIGGDAEERAADYIKANITKPVVGYVAGFTAPEGKTMGHAGAIVSGSSGTAQAKKEALEAAGVKVGKTPSEAAALMREIVNAL
- a CDS encoding DUF6350 family protein encodes the protein MSAPTKELTKAGEQETRTPSRAFNNGRAVLWSALSALGVVLAGLTMMIALALVAWSLDHPAGATTYSAAIVGVQSWLLANGGGLSFGGGALSLPPLAVTALIGYLFYRSGRSLARRCDIGTYLGILEALIAVGLTYVTTAFVLTAVGTTSAVTIGLLKLGLVSGALSVLPTALGMLAESGLGQQLLGRLPGPSHAYLRGALAGVLALIGMSALLFIASLIINFSAASAMIAALGPSGTSGLTIAVVAMLFLPNALLCIAAFSLGAGFSVGAGTHVGLLSVHLGPLPAFPLFAVMPDHPSALTWSSLIAPIAAAVVAALVFVRHLEPDERSVARLAGGVGAMALTIGLMLSAFALLGSGGIGADRLASLGASPLRLFLFGVVGMAVLMAITTYTVNLKGVVAIVAERLEKRRTKDQIVEDAEPDDADEPETDESGTDDPDPADAADETDTADEDTKDAPETDGDASEAIAPDEVPEAVDQCDTGRIDTAAIAAQLVQDRQRKAS